In Juglans microcarpa x Juglans regia isolate MS1-56 chromosome 4S, Jm3101_v1.0, whole genome shotgun sequence, a single window of DNA contains:
- the LOC121262232 gene encoding MLO protein homolog 1-like, with product MAPAAAGERTLKETPTWAVALVCAVFVIISILIEQGIHSLGKWFQKRHKKAMSEALEKIKAELMLLGFISLLITFGQQHIAKICIPEKAGNIMLPCKKEYYPEEEDNEKEENGDGDRRKLLGYAGDVVWRRVLAPAGGGSDHCSEHNKVALISQSGVHQLHIFIFVLAVFHVLYSVITMALAKAKVKKWKAWEQETTSLEYQFTNDPSRFRFARQTSFVRRHSGFSTTPGIRWIVAFFRQFFRSVTKVDYLTMRHGFINAHLAPNSKFNFHKYIKRSMEDDFKVVVGISLPLWICCILFQLLNVYKWYTLSVISFIPLVILLMVGTKLEVIIMEMAQEIQDRTTVVKGAPVVEPSNKFFWFNRPDWILFLIHFTLFQNAFQMAYFLWIWYEFKLTSCFHENLAEVLIRVFLGVALLVLCSYITFPLYALVTQMGSHMKKAIFEEQTAKALKKWQNAARERKKLRKNGADVSSTFVSGENTPSHGSSPIHLLHKYKTNSADIESPDHLGSPRAYHSETELSEIEGPTRLSSDDIHEPRRHNNPGINHVNEAHNYGDFSFVKP from the exons ATGGCTCCAGCTGCTGCAGGAGAGAGGACATTGAAGGAGACACCAACATGGGCTGTTGCCCTTGTTTGTGCCGTTTTCGTGATCATTTCAATTCTTATTGAACAGGGGATTCATTCTCTTGGAAAG TGGTTTCAGAAGCGCCACAAGAAGGCCATGAGTGAGGCTTTAGAGAAGATTAAGGCTG AGTTGATGCTACTAGGCTTCATATCTCTGCTAATAACGTTTGGGCAACAGCACATTGCGAAGATATGTATCCCTGAGAAAGCGGGCAACATCATGCTTCCATGTAAAAAGGAGTACTACCCCGAGGAAGAAGATAACGAAAAAGAAGAGAATGGTGATGGTGACAGGAGAAAGCTATTGGGGTATGCCGGAGATGTTGTATGGCGGCGGGTACTTGCCCCAGCCGGTGGTGGAAGTGATCACTGTTCCGAACAT AACAAAGTAGCGTTGATCTCACAGTCCGGGGTACACCAACTCCACATCTTCATATTTGTGCTTGCGGTCTTTCATGTTCTCTATAGTGTTATTACCATGGCTCTGGCAAAGGCCAAA GTGAAGAAATGGAAAGCGTGGGAACAGGAGACCACATCTCTGGAATATCAATTTACCAATG ATCCCTCTAGATTTAGGTTTGCTCGTCAAACCTCTTTTGTTCGGCGGCATAGCGGCTTCTCAACAACACCTGGTATCAGATGGATT GTGGCATTTTTTAGGCAATTCTTTCGTTCCGTAACGAAGGTTGACTATCTGACCATGCGTCACGGATTTATCAAC GCCCACCTCGCACCAAATAGCAAATTTAACTTTCATAAGTACATCAAGAGATCAatggaagatgattttaaagTGGTCGTCGGTAttag TTTACCATTATGGATATGCTGTATCCTCTTTCAGCTCTTAAACGTGTATA AATGGTACACGCTTTCGGTGATATCATTCATACCGCTGGTG ATACTTCTAATGGTTGGAACAAAGCTTGAAGTTATAATCATGGAAATGGCTCAAGAAATACAAGATCGAACAACTGTGGTGAAAGGAGCTCCCGTGGTAGAGCCTAGTAACAAATTTTTCTGGTTCAATCGACCCGACTGGATTCTTTTCTTGATACATTTTACCTTGTTTCAG AATGCGTTCCAAATGGCTTATTTTCTGTGGATTTGG TACGAGTTCAAGTTGACGTCTTGCTTCCATGAAAATTTGGCAGAAGTCTTGATAAGGGTTTTCCTTGGTGTAGCCCTTCTGGTATTATGTAGCTATATCACCTTCCCTCTCTATGCCTTGGTGACTCAA ATGGGATCTCACATGAAAAAGGCAATATTTGAAGAGCAAACAGCAAAAGCTCTAAAGAAATGGCAGAATGCtgcaagggagaggaagaagttGAGGAAGAATGGGGCAGATGTTTCCTCTACGTTCGTGAGTGGAGAAAATACTCCAAGTCATGGCTCATCACCCATACACTTACTCCACAAGTATAAAACCAATTCTGCGGACATTGAAAGTCCTGATCATCTCGGCTCTCCTAGGGCTTACCATTCTGAAACCGAACTCTCAGAGATTGAAGGTCCTACACGTCTTTCTAGTGACGATATTCATGAACCAAGAAGACATAACAATCCCGGAATAAATCATGTTAATGAAGCTCATAATTATGGTGATTTCTCTTTTGTTAAGCCCTGA